The following are from one region of the Salmo trutta chromosome 22, fSalTru1.1, whole genome shotgun sequence genome:
- the pdcb gene encoding phosducin b: protein MSGNVDEEEANVTHTGPKGVINDWRRFKLESMDQESLPPQKRELLRQMSSPHRPKDDGRGGLNRKMSVQEYELIKEDDEKCMKKYRKQCMQEMHERLSFGPKFEGVYELDSGEAFLEVIEKEHRLTVVVVHIYKEGIKGCDALNSCLDCLATEYTSVKFCRIDAGVTGAGERFTDDVLPTMLVYKSGELLGNFLATNQHFNEEFFATDVEAFLNGYGLLPEKDLVVGGEEEEAAVDVEAVE, encoded by the exons ATGTCTGGAAACGTCGATGAGGAGGAGGCCAACGTCACCCACACAG GCCCAAAGGGAGTGATCAATGACTGGAGGAGGTTTAAGCTTGAGAGCATGGACCAGGAGTCCCTGCCCCCCCAGAAGAGAGAGCTGCTCAGGCAGATGTCCTCCCCACACAGGCCCAAAGACGACGGCAGGGGGGGCCTCAACCGCAAG ATGAGCGTACAGGAGTACGAGCTGATTAAGGAGGATGACGAGAAGTGCATGAAGAAGTATCGCAAGCAGTGCATGCAGGAGATGCACGAGCGCCTCAGCTTCGGTCCCAAGTTCGAGGGCGTGTACGAGCTGGACAGCGGCGAGGCATTTCTGGAGGTCATTGAGAAGGAGCACCGGCTCACCGTGGTGGTGGTGCACATCTACAAGGAGGGGATCAAAGGTTGCGATGCACTCAACTCCTGCCTGGACTGCCTGGCCACCGAGTACACTAGCGTTAAGTTTTGCAGGATCGACGCCGGGGTGACTGGTGCGGGGGAGCGCTTCACTGATGACGTCCTGCCCACCATGCTGGTGTATAAGTCTGGCGAGCTGCTGGGGAACTTCCTGGCCACCAACCAGCACTTCAACGAGGAGTTCTTCGCCACCGACGTGGAGGCTTTTCTCAACGGCTACGGCCTGCTGCCGGAGAAAGATTTAGTCgttgggggagaggaggaggaggcagccgTGGATGTGGAGGCAGTGGAGTGA